The sequence AGGCACCTGGCAGTGAGCATGGCACAGAGGGGCCATGACCAGGGGCAGCAGGTTGAggccctaccccccacccctgtaGCAGGGGCCCTCCGGCATCATCCCAGGGCCTCCTACCTGTCCCCCAGCCAGCCCTCCAAGCAGGTCCCCGTGGTCCCAGGGCCGCTTTCCTGGCTTTGTCCCTGTGCTGGTTGGGCAGGAAGTTCCTGCTGGAGAATTCCCGGATCCTCCCCATGAGGCCACAAGCCTGGCCTGGGAACTTAGGAGGGAGGGAAGTCAGGGATGCTCCTACTAACAGGGTCTGGTCTTGTGGGAGCAGGGGCTCTCCTGGCATTCTGGGCCACcagtccttccccacccccagggcaggTGCGCCAAACCTCTTGCCCTCCAGCTCACATGCCCCACTGGGGCCCCTCCACTGGAACCCAGGACTCTGCAGTTGGGGCTGCCACACTGGGGACTAGACTGAGACCCTGGATAGCCTTGAGCTTGTGAGCTTGCTCCTAGCTTGGggatgagggggggggggggggagggttccACACATAGCCAAGGAAGCCAAAAAGTCAAAGTGGGTTTTATTACTATCACAGGCCTGAGTCTGATGGGTAGGAACATTCTGCTGGGCAGGCCCACCCTGCAGACACatggattccatttatatcaagaCCCCTTGGCCCCAGGGGCTCCTTGGATGTGCGGTCAGAAGAGGGAGGCTAAAGCTGTATTCGGGTTGAAGGGATCCGGGAGCAGGGCAGACTCGGGGCCAGCACCAGCTTCACTCTGGAGGCCAGTTTCCCATCTCGTCCATCTCCTCCAGGAGCAGGTGCTAGGGGGCAGAAGTGGGTGAGAAAAGGTGCCTCAGCATCTTTGGGCTCTCCCTTCCTGCTCTGTACCCCCAGAACATTCCTTCATATCCCCAGAGATAAGCACCCTGAGGCCATGCCAGGCCCTCCCTCATATTCGCCCAGCTGGCCCCTAGTCCGCCAGCCCTGAGCCACCTCCCTCCCACTGAATAAGGGACCCTTCTCCCTCCAACTTGGGGGGGGATCCTTGGAAGCCCCAGAAGTCAGGCACCCCAGCGAacctctcccttccctcacctCTGTCCTGGACACCACACCAAGGGGGGGCTGCACCCTTCCCTCCAGCCTAGGGTGGTGCTTCAGCTGCCTCAGCGCCCCTCCCCTAGGTCCCCAGCATTCCCCAAAGGCTGGGGGGCGGCTTCCTTCCCCCTCGGCTTGGTGTCCCTGAGGACAGAtaaggagagagtgggggacggTGATGAGGATAGGACCCTTGAAACACCCACAGGAGGAAGATATTCCTGGGGCAGCTCTGTCCCCAAAGCGAGGACTGAGCTGGGACCCAACTTGCCACCACCCAGAAACTCCCTAGGGCCCCCCAATTCTGCTCAGGCTACCCCCTGGACTGTGGCCCCTGGCTCAGGGGTGGttctggaagggagagggaggagaaaggggcgGGAAAGGTGATGAGATCCCTTTAGTATGAAAAGGCGAAAGCAAGAGCCCCTGCCAGAGCTGACCAGCTGTGTACTTTAGGGTGAGATGCGCGGCCTTGTTCCCCACAGCACACAGGGGCTCCTGTAACTCAGGCATGCGGGCTTAGGACAGTGAGAGGGCTGCCCCTCAGTGCCTGGTGGGCATGCGCTTCTGGTATTCATTCCCCCAAGGGGGTAAGTCATATCCGTAACACTGGAGTGCCCTTGGCGGCTGGCAGGCAGCCCCTCTCCATCTTGTCTGATCCTTCCACCAGTGTCCCCTTCCTTACAGGAAGCCAAAGCCTGCATTCAAAGTCACAGAGCAAATCAGTGCTGGAGCAGGGCTTCAGCTAAAGGCTTTGGCCTCTGAACCTGACTCTCTTTCCTTTACTTTCCCACAAAAGTAAACGACACAGACCATCAGGGGCCTATGTCCACCGAATGAAAGAACgggttgatgaatgaatgaacattaactcaaaaaggacatggacacatttttttccaCAACAGATTCATCCATGTGCACTCAGGAGAGTCTGGGACAGGCCTGACCTCGAAGGCCAGTGTCAAGGAAGGTGGGCAGTGGGTGGTCCTCGGTGTGACACAGACAGGTAAcctatatgtgtgtttgtgggaGTAAGTGTGGGCGTGAATGGGAGAGAAAGCAATATAATAAGGGCAACATTATGTGAATTACAGATGTACAAGGAAGACTTAAAGCCACCTAGACAAAACGCCTCAtcgtacagatgaggaaactgaggcccagagaggggaagagacttgcccaaggccacacagcaagtgaACGGCAAAGttaagactcaaaaaaaaaaaaaatggacttttaggggtgcctgggtggctcagtcagttaagtgtccaacttcatctcaagcataatctcatggtttgtggatttaagccctgtgtcaggctctgtgctgatagctcggagcctggagcctgctttggattctgtgcctccctctctctctacccctcccctgcttatactctttctcttttctctctcaaaaataaataaacattaaaaaaaatttttttagtgggggcacctaggtggctcagtcgggttaagcgtccaactttggctcaggtcacggtctcatggtttgtgagttcaagccccctgtcagactctgtgctgacagctcagaccccggagcctgctttggattctgtgtcttcctctctctctccgcccctccctcgctggcactctgtctctctgtctgtctgtctctctctctcaaaaaatgaataaacattaaaatttatttttttaattttaatggattttGGGACTCTCTCTGATGAGACTGATGGAGAGAGACTGACGGAGAAGTGTGTGTATGCACAGGGCTTCAAGGTCCTACTCAGAAATACCACCACCAAGAAGGGATTGTGCCTTCCCTACCCAGACAGTGGGAGGCTGGAGTCAGGGCCAGGAGCCGATGGAGTGGGAGGCCCCGCTCTCTCTAGTGCTTTCACACAGGGGGTGATGGTCGGGACAGGCCAGGCCTACCTGGCCGTCCACAATGCCTGCCTCCTCCAGGGTGATCTCTGGCTGGGTCAGCAGCTCCCGGCCCTCATGACTGCCCATCTTCCAGAGGCGGGACTCCCGTTGTACTACCAAAAGCTTCTTTAACTCCGACTCCACGAAACCTGAGAGTCAGAGAGATGGGCATGGGACAGGCAGGCGGCTCCGGCTCTCCAGACCTCATCCCAGCCGTGTGCAGTCCCTggtcacccccagccccagcccttaTGTTTTCCATTAGCTGGAACCAGCCAGATACTACCTGCCCACCTCCCTGACTTTGCCAGCAAACTCACTTGCCAAGCGCTCCCTCCCACCTGCATGAGTGTGAGTTTCTTCCCCTCGTGGGGAGAGCGTGCAAGGGGCAGACATCTGCCTCCACTCTCCACCAGCCACAGACTCAAGGGCAAGGATCTGGAACTACCCAAgctgcctaggttcaaatcccagctctgccacctactactgtgtgaccttggacaagttacttaacctctctgtgtctcagtttcctcacaatgaaatagagattaaaataGGACCTACCTCAGAGTTGCGAAGTGGTATTTCACGAAAAGTGCTCAGAAGGGGGTCTGGCCCATAGTAATGGCTATGTGAATGTCAACAATGATCATGTGATGTTATCATGTCATATCACTACCACTGAGTCATCTGTTCACAATGTCTGGGTAGCGCTGGGGCACCGTCAACAGCAGGGTGTGATGGGAAAATCGGGGATGGAGATGCCCACTGAACAAGTTAGAATTCTGGGTTGGGAGTGGGTGATGCTTCTGGAGCGCAAGCCGTAGTCACAATCCCCACCTCACTGCCCCCCCAAACCTTGAGAAAGGAGGACTCTAGCTAGACCTAGCCTGCAGCTCCTGCTGAGCCACCCACTGGTCCCCCTGCAACCCCTTCTCCAGTGGTCATCTTAGGTCCTCTGGTACCACCTGGTGGTAAGAACTGGTATCACACCTATGAGTCAGGGCCAGAGTGGAGCCCCCTTGGCCTGAGGAGGGTAGGTTGGGCGCCACACTTACCCACTGTATCTGTTGACCTAAAAGTCTTATGCAGCGGTGACTGCAGGGTGACAATGCCTGGGACACAGACCTTGAATGAGCTGTcctcttcctccatttcctcttccttgcCTTTCTCCTCATCAGGCAAGCCTTCCttgagaggaaactgagggcaTGCTGGGCCACTGAGCAGGTGAGGATGACAGGGACCCAAGCgtgcagccccacccccagataaaacaaaaagcaggaggGAACCCACCAGGTTACGAGGGGTTTGCCCAAGCCCCAAATCCTGGGGCCCAGCCAAATGCGAGGAGGAGCCCCAACCAGGCttcacccaccccccactgccccagCCTGGTTCTACAGACCTTGGCGACAGCTGATTTCTGAAGCTGCTTGTACAAGGTGAGGAGGCGGCGGTTCCAAGGAGTTGTCCCCACCTTCGAAGAGGCCAGCCTGAGGTCTCCTATGAAGGTGCAGTgtcactgacaggctgacaggaACAAGGGGCAgtccaggcccaggcccaggcccaggcccaggaggGCAAGGGCACTGAGCAGGCTGAAGTGAGGGGGAGGTTCCCTCATTTTCTTTAgcaaacacctactatgtgctcagCACAGTACCAGGCACTTTGCAAAGGACATTTCATTGACTCCTTGCAACTGCCCTCTGAGATAGATACTGTTATGGTCTCATTcctctcagatgaggaaactgagacacagaagcGGGGAGCAACTTGCCACTATCACACGACTTGGCATAGGGGAATGGAATGGACTCCGATCCACGCAGCCTGCCCTCGGCATTCCCTCAGACTATCCTGTGTCCTTCCAGGCCCCACACCCCTGAGGAGTCTGAGGTACAGGATCTATTTCTGGCACTGGCCTGACACCTGTGGCCACCACACTCACCATCAAGCAGAcactccttctcctcttccctggtGAAGGTCTCGGGGCCGACCTCCAGTGGCCCCATGGCCCTCTGCAGGCATCCTTGCTCCAACTCCAAAGCTTGGGCAAAGTGGCCCCTGATCCCAAAGCATAGTCAGATGGGGGTAGCAGGTGGAGCCCAGACATGTGGCAAAGGCTCCCTAAACTCCCCAAAGTCCCCAAGGGCCCTCCTATAGGCCCTGCTcagccccctccaccctcctgccTCCAACAGTTCCCTGCTGGGCCTTTTGGGGTCCTCATCGTACAGGGGGCTATCTTCCCTTGAAGGTAGAgtgaggaggaaggtggggagcagagggggaggtggGCCCTTTCCTCACAGGGACTGGTGCCAGGTCCACACGGGAGTGGGaatgaggagggagagagtggggagggaaggcagggtggaGTGAGGACCAGGAAGGAGCTGGGAAGCCATGGTGGCCTGGCTCACCTTGGCACTCTCTCGTCCCAGTCCCCAGCCTGTCTTTCTTCTATCTTTGGCCTCCACCCACATCCCCTGACTGGTGGGAAGAcccaccccatctctgccccCCGCCCAATACTCTCACCCCCAGGCTCCTTCCCATCCTTGATATATCTGTCCCTCCATCAACCCCCGTGCCTTATTCCAGTCCTCTTACCCATCTGAAGACCCACATTCCCGGGCCTTCCTCAATTGGGGTCCTCCCATATCCTTGCCCCAGTACCCCCATCCCAGGCTCCCGCCCGCCATCCACAGCCTGGTCCCTCACCTGTCTGAGGTCTCTGTATCCCCGGAGGCCTCCCCTACcgcctcctccttctcttcttccgtTTCCTCTTTTCCAGACAGGTTGCCCAGCACCTCCTGGCTTCTCCTGGGCAGGACAGGCTTCACCTCTACACCCTGGGCCCCCACCCTCAGGACTTCCATGGGGGTAGGGGTCTGGGCCCCTGTGTCCCCCATCCCTAGCCCCAAGGGGTCCTGCCGTGGCAAGGCCACAGACAGCATGTAGGGTAGTGTGGTGGATGGCTTtggctccttcctccccacccctccatggCGGTTCATCACCAATGGAGTGGCGGCTTGCTCTCGCAAGGGGCATGTCCGACTCCCTATCAGGGTCTTGTCAGAGCTCTTTGGGCTGCCCTTGTTCCCCACCAGGCTACGGAAAAAGCGGAACATGGAGGAGCGGCCCAAAATTCGGGATTGACGGTTTGGAGCTGGGGCCTCCATCCCGAGAGAGACCCTGACTCGAAGGGTGGGGCCGTCACAGCCACCCCACCAACTGCTTAAGAACAGGAGGAGTTTTCAAATTAAAACTTCCAGTTGGAAACTTCCAAGAGTTCTAGAAGGCaaaggccgggggggggggggggagggcaggggagtgaTGGGGAGCCTGGGAAGAAGACATGGTAGAGGGGATTcgttgggggcagagagggcaggaggtCGATGAGGCAGGGGGAAAAGGTAGACTGGAGGCTAATGAGGTGGCTAATGAGGCTCCAgaaggcatgggggtggggagcaggcagAGGAAGCTGGGGGTCCTTGGACTGGGAATGGGGCAGGGGCTTTTGGGGCCTCTGCACACAACTCTCTCCACCTGGCTTGTCTTTCAAATCCACTCCTCACAGCCAGATAGTGTCTATCCTCCCTCTTTTCTTGCCTCTCAGCATCCACTTGCACATCCTCAGGTGGTACCCACACACCCCTGTTTTCATCTCTGTTTATTTGCCTGTCACCTTTAGGATTTCAAATCTCTAGAGACCACCAGGGTGCCTGTGTGCCCGTCTTAATTGCACGTTGAATCTCAagttagtattattatttcccATGACACCTATAGACTTGATTATAAACCCAGCTTAGTGACCCTGTGAGTTCCTTAAGcccactgagcctcagtttgttcgTCTGTAAAACGGGTGCAGTGGACAGCGTCTACTTCCAAGAGTTATTGAAAAGATTCAGTAAGAGCACCTGAGTGGCCTGAtgggttaggcatccaactcttgatttcggttcaggtcatgatctcacagtagtgagatgcagccccacattgggctccacgctgagtgtgcagcctgcttaagattctttctctccttcaccctctgtctctcccctgcttgcgtgtgagtgtgtgtgtgtgtgtgtgtgtgtgcacgcgcgtgcatgcacacccccccaaataaattaataaagctagtaccatactgtttaaaaaaaaaaaaaaagattcaatgaGAGAATGGTAACTAAAGTGCAAGGCACACTGTGGTGCTTAAGCCATCCTGCCTTTTTTATTGGTATTGATTCATGAAAGAGGGTAAAGATCAAAGACCGGGACTGGGAATCAGAAGTGGGAGAAGGGGAGCCTTGCCACCTGACCGGGGCCAAGTGTAAAGGGTGGAGCACCTCCTCTGCGGACTAGCCCAGACCGACCCCCAGGCTATAGGCCCTTCATCAGCATCCGGCGGCCACACAGCGACTTCCTCTAGAGGGAGCTAATTGGAGCCGGGAAGAGCCGGCACGTCTAGGATCCGGGCAGCCTCGCGGGTCCCTAGGGCCAAGCTGGGGCAAGCAGAAGCCGCGTCCAGACATCGGGACTGTACTGACGCCTGTTCCAGGAAGCTGGGCCTGGGCACCCGACCCCCAGGAGCAGCCGCTGGCCCCTCAGGATCTCTGGCCTCGGCCCTGTGAGCCATCCCGGGCCTGGGCGAGGGTCCTGGCAGGTAAGGTGGGAGGGTCTTGCCCATCCTCCCGGCTTTCggcagccccaggcccagggGGTACAAGGAGCCTGCAGGCAGccaggtggggacagggaggcctGGAGACTTGCCTGGGCAGCTCCGCCAATGTCTGCTGGGGGCCTGATCCAGCCGGGGCTCCCTCTGGCTTCCCCTCAGACAGCTCCCCCATTGCCCTTCCTGTCAAATCGGGTGCCAAAGAACCAGGTCCTTTAGCAgtctggggcggggtggggtggggggtggaagtgGAGATCGGAGCCAAGGTCAAGGTCAGGGAGAGAACTTTCCTGGTGCTTCCTGCTGCCCTAGGAGCCCTAGACTGGGTCTGCAGCCCAACCAGGCATCTCCCCCTGGGGAATATTCTAAGCCCAGCAAGTAGAGAGCAATGGACTCCCCTTACCAGGAAGTCAGGCCACTTGGATGAGGGCAAGGGTAGGCCCAGGTCGGCATAGGCCTCTGGCCCTGGGGGCCATTCTGATGTTTCACCTACTCCCCAGCAGTGAGCCCCTGGGGTAGCGGCAGAGAGAGTTGGTGGTGCAATCAGCAATCTCCTGTCCTGCTGTCCTGGGGGTTCCAGGTTTCGTTCAGGGACCAGGGGAGAGGGAACGGCATCTTCCGGAAGGAGCAGGGATGGGGGCGTGCCAGGCAAAGATCTGTTTCAAGCTGGCGcccagggacagaggaagggagggtcGGGCTTCTCCCTATCCCTGCCCCCAGTAAGTGGAGGGGTGGAGAGCCTTCCTCCACACCTTCCGGAGAGCTCTTGCCTTGGGGCACTTTCGAAAATGGCCCCAGGCCCGAGAGGCAGGAGGATAGGGCGGGGAGGAGGGTAGTCAGGTCCTccctgggaggaggaggtggctgTGCTCGGCCCAGGGTGGGACCGGGCCTTCCCCCGAGGTAGGAGGAAGGCCACTTCCCCCAAAGAGTGATGGAGGCAGCTTTGGGGTGGGTATGAAGGGGTGAGAACTGAAAGTGAAACAGCTCACGTCCAGGAAATACTCCCTCTGTTGCGGGTTCACAGAGCAGATCAGGGCTGTGGCCAGGATTGAGCAAAGAGGAAAACTGGGGCCAGGGACAGGACAGCAGGTATGTGGTGGGGGTACATgtcaggtggggggcggggtgggagagCTGTGGAGAAGACTTCCTCAGCTCACGGCAAGGCAGGAATGGGAAGAGCCAAGGTAGGATGTAAACAGGTGATCTTGTCTTGAAAGGGTACCCTCTGAGGTCCACAAACTGGAAAGTAAATCTTATGCGAGTATTGAGCGTATGAACTCATGGAAATTCAGATTACCACCCTGACTCCCTGAGTGGCTATGTGGCCTCGGGCCCCAACTTCTTGGTGCCTCACTTTTCCCACCTGTAAAAGGGGCATGATGATGCTTACCTTGCTGGGTTAATGTGCATTTTCAGTGTCTGACACCCCTGGGGGAGCAGTAGAAGTATACCATAGGTGCTCAGGAAGTGTTCGTAGCTAACAGGCCTGAGTTGGAAAACAGGGGTGCACTGACCAGCCAAGGGGAAGTGGGACCTCCGAGCACAAGTTTCACGGGTCATTGGCTAGAAGGTGGTAATCCTGTGGTAAGGGTGTGCTAGAGAGGGTGCAGGAGGCCCCAGGAGCAGCAGAAGGAACCCCAGCCTCTGCAACCAGCCTCATTTACCCAGGAGCGAGGTGGAAGAGGACTTGAGACCCACGAGGGCACTACTCCAaccacccctccccagggccctggcTTCGGGGTCCAGGTCCCTAGGTACAAATCCTGACTGCCTtgcctttcttgctctctcttgctagTGAAATGCTCAGTAAGTTCTGATTCTGCCGACAGACTCCACAGGGACCCAAGGTGGTGAAATGAGACTTGGCTGGAGCTAGGATGGAGGGGTCTTTTGGGGGAGTGGGGGACCCTCCCCCTCATCAACAGCACCTGCCCGTCCCCATCTCTGCTGTCTCTCACCCGTCCCCACAGGCTAGCGCTGCCCTCCACTGGGACCTGAGAAATGGCATCCGGGCAAGGCCCAGGTCCTCCCAGGCAGGAGTGTGAAGAGCCTGCCCCGTCTGCTACTTCTGGTAAGGGtctttctgccctcctcccccatcccacagCCACCAGGGCTGTCTGAGAGGatggagagagcaggagtggaCAGGGCCAGGCCAGACTTACAGGCAGGCTCTCCTGCCCCCGTTCACTCACCTTGGGTAAAGCAGAAAGCATCTCCCCACCCAGTGCCGGTGTGTGCAGGTGACCTCAGAAGCTGGAGTGCAGTCCAGGTTAAgccctgggagtggggaggagtctgggcctggggttggggggcagaggCTAGGAGAGGCCTGGGAGTGAGCATGAGGTGGGCACCACGCCATCtcaagggagaggcaggaggggggtGAGGAGAAGAATGAAGAGTGGGGCATGGCTATTCTATTCCTACagtaggagaaagaaggaagttcCCAGGCTTATCACCCCGGCAGCCCTGCTGACTGGTGAAAGCGATTGTTATGACTTTGGGGAGGAAGTAAGATGGctgcctttcttcccttttccaaggGGACCATCAAAGGGCTGCGATTCCCAGCCCACTACAGACTGCTCCCTGGGCTTTGGGTTCAGTCCCCTGTATGTCACCGTGTCCCTATGTAACTCTTCTGGACCCAAAGCTGCAATTCTAAATTTTGTTTCCCACATTCCCCGAGCCATAAGGGCTACCCAGCCTGTACACACTAAAACTCAGGGGCCCACATGCCTGGGATTATGTCCTGGCTCCACTGCTCATTCTTGACTGTGTGACCTTGTACAAGTTATGTAAACACCCCGTGCCTCAGCTCCCCACCTGTAAACTGGGGTGTTCGTCTGCTTCACAAGGCTATTATGAGGCTTCAGTGAAACGTGCTAGAAAAATATCCTATACACGATAAGCACTAGTTGTTAACTAAGGGCTGGAGTAGGGACACTTCTGTTCACGGGTGAGGACAGCCGAGGCCTTGAGGAAGAAAGACCCATCCACAAAGCATGGGGCCGTCCAGCCCTTCCTCCCTGACTCCTGGCTTTGATCCTCAGAGGAGCAGGTAGCCCGGGACACCGAGGAGGTTTTCCGCAGCTATGTTTTTCACCGTTATCAGCAGGAGCAGGAGGCTGAGGGGGCAGCTGCGCCTACTGACCCAGAAATAGTCACATTGCCCCTAGAACCTAGCAGGTGAGCAATGGCCCTCTGGGCCCACGGGGATATCTTCAGGGAGGCGGAGGCTCACATGGGGCTGCTGTGCAGGTCCTGGGAACTGGGGAGACCCTTTTTATTTggggctccccctgcccctgcccccccccccccccaaccgatCAGGGATCTTGGACCCTTTATAGAATATGCCTGTCCTGTGATCCTGTGCTCTGCCCTCATGTCTAAGAACACGGTCAGGAATTTCCAAGGAGGGGTCCACAAGGCCAGGGGCATCTTGGGCAGAACCCCTTCTCCCCGAGtccaggccccagccctgcccaccctctGCCTGCTCACCTACCTGCCTCTTTTCTCCAGCACCATGGGGCAGGTGGGTCGGCAGCTCGCTATCATTGGGGACAACATCAACCAGCGCTATGATTCAGAGTTCCAGGCCATGCTGCAGCGCCTGCA is a genomic window of Panthera uncia isolate 11264 chromosome B2 unlocalized genomic scaffold, Puncia_PCG_1.0 HiC_scaffold_24, whole genome shotgun sequence containing:
- the LOC125938358 gene encoding gametogenetin-binding protein 1-like isoform X3 — translated: MEAPAPNRQSRILGRSSMFRFFRSLVGNKGSPKSSDKTLIGSRTCPLREQAATPLVMNRHGGVGRKEPKPSTTLPYMLSVALPRQDPLGLGMGDTGAQTPTPMEVLRVGAQGVEVKPVLPRRSQEVLGNLSGKEETEEEKEEAVGEASGDTETSDRGHFAQALELEQGCLQRAMGPLEVGPETFTREEEKECLLDGDLRLASSKVGTTPWNRRLLTLYKQLQKSAVAKFPLKEGLPDEEKGKEEEMEEEDSSFKVCVPGIVTLQSPLHKTFRSTDTVAPAPGGDGRDGKLASRVKLVLAPSLPCSRIPSTRIQL
- the LOC125938358 gene encoding gametogenetin-binding protein 1-like isoform X2, producing MEAPAPNRQSRILGRSSMFRFFRSLVGNKGSPKSSDKTLIGSRTCPLREQAATPLVMNRHGGVGRKEPKPSTTLPYMLSVALPRQDPLGLGMGDTGAQTPTPMEVLRVGAQGVEVKPVLPRRSQEVLGNLSGKEETEEEKEEAVGEASGDTETSDRGHFAQALELEQGCLQRAMGPLEVGPETFTREEEKECLLDGDLRLASSKVGTTPWNRRLLTLYKQLQKSAVAKFPLKEGLPDEEKGKEEEMEEEDSSFKVCVPGIVTLQSPLHKTFRSTDTVGFVESELKKLLVVQRESRLWKMGSHEGRELLTQPEITLEEAGIVDGQHLLLEEMDEMGNWPPE
- the LOC125938358 gene encoding gametogenetin-binding protein 1-like isoform X1, with amino-acid sequence MEAPAPNRQSRILGRSSMFRFFRSLVGNKGSPKSSDKTLIGSRTCPLREQAATPLVMNRHGGVGRKEPKPSTTLPYMLSVALPRQDPLGLGMGDTGAQTPTPMEVLRVGAQGVEVKPVLPRRSQEVLGNLSGKEETEEEKEEAVGEASGDTETSDRGHFAQALELEQGCLQRAMGPLEVGPETFTREEEKECLLDGDLRLASSKVGTTPWNRRLLTLYKQLQKSAVAKFPLKEGLPDEEKGKEEEMEEEDSSFKVCVPGIVTLQSPLHKTFRSTDTVGFVESELKKLLVVQRESRLWKMGSHEGRELLTQPEITLEEAGIVDGQGHQAEGEGSRPPAFGECWGPRGGALRQLKHHPRLEGRVQPPLGVVSRTEHLLLEEMDEMGNWPPE